From a region of the Hymenobacter jejuensis genome:
- a CDS encoding M13 family metallopeptidase produces MIRQPRLTLATIAVAGWAIAGCATSNPSATATAPAAATTPAPVAETVAKGQGLGLAYLDKSVAPCADFFQYANGNFFKNNQIPASETTWGVDNEVSDRNQAIMRQILEEAATDHTAAKGSNNQKVGDYYGSGMDSVAIEKAGITPIKPELDRIAAIKDLKGLQTALARQQMLRTGSVFSVGVRQDPKISTQYAVAMSQGGLSLPDRDYYLKDDARSKSIRNAYLAHLTNTFRLLGDNEAAAAKNAATVVRLETRLAKASKTRVELRDPYANYNKMTVAEASQQFPNLGLPTVLAQDKLGAAKEVIVGQPVFFKEASTMLKAEPLSDWKTYLRWHLVNAMTPALPKAYVDENFAFEKLLSGAQQQQPRWKRMLRATDAALGEAFGQLYVDKAFPPESKQRMLEMVRNLQAAFAEHIQANTWMSAATKEQALKKLNAFTVKIGYPDKWKDYSALTVSRNSYAQNVINSRIWSFNENVGKLGKPVDRTEWGMTPPTVNAYYNPARNEIAFPAGILQPPYFDAKADDAVNYGSIGAAIGHEMTHGFDDQGRQYDAEGNLKDWWTKEDAEKFTQRASVVGSQFDAFSPLDSLHVNGKLTMGENLADLGGLSIAYTALQKQLAGKPRVNYDGFTPEQRFFIAYAQSWRSQRRPEALRRMVLTDPHAPEQFRVNGPLQNMPEFFQAFSCKDDSKMVRGESNRALIW; encoded by the coding sequence ATGATCAGACAACCTCGCCTGACTCTGGCCACTATAGCAGTAGCTGGGTGGGCTATTGCGGGCTGCGCCACCAGCAACCCCAGTGCTACGGCCACGGCTCCGGCCGCTGCCACTACGCCGGCTCCGGTAGCCGAAACCGTCGCGAAAGGCCAGGGCCTCGGCCTGGCGTACCTCGATAAGTCGGTAGCACCCTGCGCCGACTTCTTCCAATACGCCAACGGTAACTTCTTTAAAAACAACCAGATACCGGCTTCCGAAACGACTTGGGGCGTTGACAACGAAGTAAGCGACCGCAACCAGGCCATTATGCGGCAAATTCTGGAAGAAGCCGCCACCGACCATACGGCGGCCAAAGGCAGCAACAACCAGAAAGTAGGCGACTACTACGGTTCCGGCATGGACTCGGTCGCAATAGAAAAGGCTGGTATTACGCCGATTAAGCCCGAATTAGACCGCATTGCCGCCATCAAAGACCTGAAAGGGCTGCAAACGGCACTGGCCCGCCAACAGATGTTGCGCACAGGTTCGGTGTTTAGTGTGGGGGTTCGGCAAGACCCCAAAATCAGTACGCAGTATGCCGTAGCCATGAGCCAAGGCGGCCTAAGCCTGCCCGACCGCGATTATTACCTTAAAGATGATGCGCGTTCCAAAAGCATTCGCAACGCCTATCTCGCGCACCTGACGAACACGTTCAGGCTGCTCGGCGACAACGAAGCAGCGGCGGCTAAGAACGCGGCTACCGTTGTGCGCCTAGAAACCCGGCTGGCCAAAGCGTCGAAAACGCGCGTGGAATTGCGCGACCCCTACGCCAACTATAACAAAATGACCGTGGCCGAGGCCAGTCAGCAGTTCCCGAATCTGGGCTTGCCGACGGTGTTGGCTCAGGACAAACTGGGCGCGGCCAAGGAAGTAATTGTGGGGCAGCCCGTGTTCTTCAAAGAAGCCAGCACGATGCTGAAAGCCGAGCCGCTCAGCGACTGGAAAACCTACCTGCGCTGGCACCTCGTGAACGCCATGACGCCGGCTTTGCCGAAGGCCTACGTCGACGAGAACTTCGCCTTCGAGAAACTGCTTTCTGGCGCGCAACAGCAGCAACCCCGCTGGAAACGCATGCTCCGCGCCACCGACGCTGCGCTGGGCGAAGCGTTCGGCCAGCTCTACGTTGATAAGGCCTTTCCGCCGGAGTCGAAGCAGCGGATGCTGGAAATGGTGCGTAACCTGCAAGCCGCTTTCGCCGAGCACATTCAGGCCAACACGTGGATGAGCGCCGCTACCAAAGAGCAGGCGTTGAAGAAGCTGAATGCTTTCACCGTAAAAATCGGCTACCCCGACAAATGGAAGGATTATTCGGCCCTGACCGTCTCGCGCAATTCGTATGCCCAGAACGTGATCAACTCCCGCATCTGGTCGTTTAATGAAAACGTTGGTAAGCTGGGCAAGCCGGTCGACCGGACGGAATGGGGCATGACGCCGCCCACGGTGAACGCGTATTACAACCCTGCCCGCAACGAAATCGCCTTTCCGGCCGGCATTCTACAGCCGCCCTATTTCGATGCCAAAGCCGACGATGCCGTCAATTACGGTAGCATTGGGGCCGCCATCGGCCACGAGATGACGCACGGCTTTGACGACCAAGGCCGCCAGTACGATGCCGAGGGCAACCTGAAAGATTGGTGGACCAAGGAAGACGCTGAGAAGTTTACCCAGCGCGCTTCCGTCGTTGGGAGCCAGTTTGATGCTTTCTCGCCCCTGGATTCGCTACACGTCAACGGCAAACTCACGATGGGCGAGAACCTGGCCGATCTCGGCGGCTTAAGCATTGCCTACACGGCTTTGCAAAAACAGCTCGCCGGCAAGCCCCGCGTCAACTACGACGGCTTCACGCCCGAGCAGCGCTTCTTCATTGCTTATGCTCAAAGCTGGCGCTCGCAGCGGCGGCCCGAGGCGCTCCGTCGCATGGTGCTCACCGATCCGCACGCCCCGGAGCAATTCCGCGTGAACGGACCGCTGCAAAACATGCCGGAGTTTTTCCAGGCTTTTAGCTGCAAAGACGATTCGAAAATGGTGCGCGGCGAAAGCAACCGGGCGCTTATTTGGTAA
- a CDS encoding amidohydrolase family protein yields MITTRSSWSAGAVVLLCALAAPAFAQQVTPQVSEFIKVKAASVALTDVKVIDGTGKPARLHQTVLLRDGLIAQVGPVKKVKIPAGAEVINGAGKTLIPGLVMLHEHLYYTMPMGSYFNIAQMPYSFPRLYLAGGATTIRTAGSIEPQTDLAIKRMIGEGKLIGPDMDVTAPYIEEPALDIPALNTIKGPEDATRTTAYWADKGCTSFKMYMHVTKPDLAAVVKEAHQRNLKVTGHLCSLTYREAAEIGIDNLEHGFMASSDFQANKQENIADYPAARKSLQNLPANSPEMKNLIQFLISKKVALTSTLPVFEPYTNREVVLGGGLSALVPAVQERETKTWQQNQQKDSASVALFKKELAWEKQFYDAGGLLVSGTDPTGAGRTIAGYSNRRQIELLVEGGFTPVQAIKISTLNGAIYLGREKEIGTIEEGKTADLILINGDPEQDIKQIRNMEIVFKKGIGFDSPKLFESMQGKVGLN; encoded by the coding sequence ATGATAACTACTCGTTCTTCTTGGTCGGCCGGTGCGGTCGTGTTGCTCTGCGCGTTGGCCGCGCCAGCTTTTGCCCAGCAGGTTACGCCGCAGGTGAGCGAGTTCATCAAGGTGAAGGCGGCCAGCGTGGCGCTCACCGACGTGAAGGTCATCGACGGCACCGGCAAGCCCGCGCGGCTGCACCAAACTGTGCTGCTCCGCGACGGCCTCATTGCCCAAGTTGGGCCCGTGAAGAAAGTAAAAATCCCCGCCGGCGCGGAAGTCATAAATGGCGCTGGCAAAACCCTAATTCCGGGGTTGGTGATGCTACACGAGCACCTGTACTATACCATGCCGATGGGCTCGTACTTCAACATTGCCCAGATGCCGTATTCGTTCCCGAGGCTGTATTTGGCCGGCGGCGCGACCACCATCCGGACGGCCGGCAGCATCGAACCCCAAACTGATCTGGCCATCAAGCGCATGATCGGGGAAGGCAAGCTCATTGGGCCGGACATGGACGTGACCGCGCCCTACATCGAAGAACCGGCCCTGGATATTCCGGCCCTGAACACCATCAAAGGGCCCGAAGACGCCACGCGTACCACGGCCTATTGGGCCGACAAAGGCTGCACTTCCTTCAAGATGTACATGCACGTCACGAAGCCCGATTTGGCGGCTGTGGTGAAGGAAGCGCACCAGCGTAACCTGAAGGTTACGGGGCATTTGTGCTCGCTTACCTACCGCGAAGCGGCCGAAATCGGCATCGACAATCTGGAGCACGGCTTCATGGCCAGCTCTGATTTCCAGGCGAATAAGCAGGAAAACATTGCCGACTATCCGGCCGCGCGCAAATCCTTACAAAACCTGCCGGCCAACAGCCCGGAAATGAAAAACCTGATTCAGTTTTTGATCAGCAAAAAAGTGGCGCTTACCTCCACGCTGCCGGTTTTTGAGCCCTATACCAACCGCGAAGTGGTGTTAGGCGGTGGTCTTTCGGCGCTGGTGCCAGCCGTGCAGGAGCGCGAAACCAAAACCTGGCAGCAAAACCAGCAGAAGGATTCGGCCAGCGTGGCCTTGTTTAAGAAAGAGTTGGCCTGGGAAAAGCAGTTTTACGATGCGGGCGGGCTGCTCGTGTCGGGCACCGACCCGACGGGTGCGGGCCGCACCATTGCGGGCTACTCCAACCGCCGCCAGATCGAGTTGCTCGTGGAGGGCGGCTTTACGCCCGTGCAAGCCATCAAGATCAGCACGCTCAACGGCGCCATTTATCTTGGCCGCGAAAAAGAAATCGGCACTATCGAAGAAGGGAAAACGGCGGACTTGATCTTGATCAACGGCGACCCCGAACAGGACATCAAGCAAATCCGGAACATGGAAATCGTGTTCAAGAAAGGCATCGGATTCGATTCCCCGAAACTGTTCGAGTCGATGCAGGGCAAGGTTGGGCTTAATTAG